One Mesorhizobium sp. L-2-11 genomic region harbors:
- a CDS encoding branched-chain amino acid aminotransferase, whose translation MTLAAAAQSATWTFVDGDWYEGNVAILGPRSHAMWLGTSVFDGARWFEGVAPDLDRHAARVNASAIALGLKPSMSAEKIVGLTWDGLKKFDGKTAVYIRPMYWAEHGGYMGVPADPASTRFCLCLYESPMISPAGFSVSVSPFRRPTIETMPTNAKAGCLYPNNGRAILEAKMRGFDNALVLDMLGNVAETGTSNIFLVKDGHVLTPAPNGTFLSGITRSRTMTLLDEYGFKTIEKALSVREFLEADEIFSTGNHSKVVPVTRIEDRSLQPGPVAKKARELYWEWAHSNSAG comes from the coding sequence ATGACACTGGCGGCTGCGGCGCAATCCGCGACATGGACCTTCGTGGATGGCGACTGGTATGAAGGCAACGTCGCCATTCTGGGGCCGCGCAGCCATGCCATGTGGCTCGGCACCAGCGTGTTCGACGGCGCCCGCTGGTTCGAGGGCGTCGCCCCCGACCTCGACCGCCACGCCGCTAGGGTGAACGCCTCGGCGATCGCGCTTGGTCTCAAACCATCCATGAGCGCCGAAAAGATCGTCGGGCTGACCTGGGACGGGCTGAAGAAGTTCGACGGCAAGACGGCCGTCTACATAAGGCCGATGTACTGGGCCGAGCATGGTGGCTATATGGGCGTGCCGGCAGATCCGGCCTCGACCCGGTTCTGCCTTTGCCTCTACGAATCGCCGATGATCTCGCCGGCAGGCTTTTCTGTCAGCGTCTCGCCGTTCCGGCGACCGACCATCGAGACCATGCCGACCAACGCCAAGGCCGGCTGCCTTTATCCCAACAATGGTCGTGCCATCCTCGAAGCCAAGATGCGCGGCTTCGACAACGCCCTGGTGCTCGACATGCTGGGCAATGTCGCCGAGACCGGAACCTCGAACATTTTCCTGGTCAAGGATGGTCATGTCCTGACGCCGGCGCCGAACGGCACGTTCCTGTCCGGCATCACCCGCTCGCGGACGATGACGCTGCTTGACGAATATGGCTTCAAGACCATCGAAAAGGCGCTGTCGGTGCGCGAATTCCTCGAAGCGGACGAGATATTCTCGACCGGAAACCATTCGAAAGTCGTGCCGGTTACCCGCATCGAGGATCGCAGTCTTCAGCCCGGGCCGGTAGCGAAAAAGGCGCGCGAACTCTATTGGGAGTGGGCGCATTCGAATTCGGCCGGCTGA
- a CDS encoding haloacid dehalogenase type II — protein MQHAAYVFDAYGTLFDVHAAVRRHADQIGPDGQLLSEIWRAKQLEYSWVRTLMGAYADFWQLTEQALDFALRKVPSADKGLRAQLLDAYWRLDCYPEVPAVLKALKASGAKLAILSNGSPEMLEAAVKSAALDQVLDDIYSVEAVKRFKADPSVYDMVTTGWRLYPGAVSFQSSNRWDVAGATKFGFRTVWINRSDQPEEYRDFPPALILPSLEGLLTAG, from the coding sequence ATGCAACATGCGGCTTACGTTTTCGATGCTTACGGAACACTGTTCGACGTGCACGCAGCCGTACGCCGTCATGCCGACCAGATCGGACCGGACGGCCAGCTCCTGTCGGAGATCTGGCGCGCCAAGCAATTGGAATATTCCTGGGTGAGGACGCTGATGGGCGCCTACGCCGACTTCTGGCAACTCACCGAGCAGGCGCTCGATTTCGCCCTGCGCAAGGTTCCTTCCGCGGACAAGGGGCTCAGGGCCCAGCTGCTCGACGCCTATTGGCGGCTGGACTGCTATCCGGAGGTGCCGGCCGTACTCAAGGCGCTCAAGGCGTCGGGCGCCAAGCTGGCGATCCTCTCCAACGGCTCGCCTGAAATGCTGGAGGCGGCGGTCAAATCGGCCGCGCTCGACCAGGTTCTGGACGACATCTATTCCGTCGAGGCCGTCAAGCGCTTCAAGGCCGATCCGTCGGTCTACGACATGGTCACGACAGGCTGGCGTCTCTATCCGGGTGCGGTGTCGTTTCAGTCATCCAACCGCTGGGACGTCGCCGGCGCCACCAAATTCGGCTTCCGGACAGTCTGGATCAACCGCTCCGACCAGCCCGAGGAATACCGGGATTTTCCACCGGCCCTGATCCTGCCCTCGCTCGAAGGCCTGCTGACCGCAGGCTGA
- a CDS encoding superoxide dismutase — MAFELPALPYDYEALQPYMSKETLEYHHDKHHKAYVDNGNKLAAEAGLGDLSVEEIVKQSFGKNPGLFNNAGQHYNHIHFWKWMKKGGGGNKLPGALQKAFDSDLGGYDKFKADFIAAGTTQFGSGWAWVSVKDGKLAISKTPNGENPLVHGATPILGVDVWEHSYYIDYRNARPKYLEAFVDSLINWDHVLELYEKA, encoded by the coding sequence ATGGCTTTTGAATTGCCCGCCTTGCCCTATGACTACGAGGCATTGCAGCCTTACATGTCGAAGGAGACGCTGGAGTATCACCACGACAAGCACCACAAGGCCTATGTCGACAACGGCAACAAGCTGGCTGCCGAAGCCGGGCTCGGCGATTTGTCGGTCGAAGAGATTGTGAAACAATCCTTCGGCAAGAACCCCGGGCTCTTCAACAATGCCGGCCAGCACTACAATCACATCCATTTCTGGAAGTGGATGAAGAAGGGCGGCGGCGGCAACAAATTGCCGGGCGCGCTGCAAAAGGCATTCGACAGCGATCTTGGCGGCTACGACAAGTTCAAGGCCGACTTCATCGCCGCCGGAACCACCCAGTTCGGTTCGGGCTGGGCCTGGGTTTCGGTCAAGGACGGCAAGCTGGCGATCTCGAAGACGCCGAACGGCGAGAACCCGCTGGTCCATGGCGCGACCCCAATCCTGGGCGTCGATGTCTGGGAGCACTCCTATTATATCGACTATCGCAACGCCCGGCCGAAATATCTCGAAGCCTTCGTCGACAGTCTCATCAACTGGGACCATGTCCTTGAGCTCTACGAAAAGGCGTAG